A stretch of Pseudochaenichthys georgianus chromosome 2, fPseGeo1.2, whole genome shotgun sequence DNA encodes these proteins:
- the LOC117456897 gene encoding transmembrane protein 237A-like isoform X1, which translates to MHPGNGSLLLQSINKRTRSRELPPLPQRGPRALPTMPSQDTAVEAPAQKRRKKKVKKETNGVDDIDDRGMAMGRRESENGEHLTFEETTDTAPQRRRKRKKVPTIDQDDDQADLVNRDAADQTAGGEEVGKQSKKTKKSKVVESPFPDEFDVEEDDIISDTPPPIFQYPLFAAPQGQSQPVGKVFVERNKRFQAAERSDWRKANIQTENMTDFTVQPLSSTRDVSLRVHSGFRVFGLYCHGLLAGYALWNMVVVYMLAGQQLTALSNLLQQYHSLAYPAQSLLYLLLAVSTVAAFDRVNLARGSVALQEFITLNPVALASFLYFSALILSLSQQMTSDRINLYPDFNTTLWPPGLEHQILHPWVTVNLVVALLVGLAWVFIATRPETDYTRDYLDAMRIEPPRQEDKSEMTA; encoded by the exons ATGCATCCGGGTAACGGCTCTCTTCTCCTGCAGAGCATAAACAAA AGAACGCGTTCCAGAGAGCTCCCTCCTCTTCCACAG CGAGGACCACGCGCGCTTCCCACAATGCCGAG TCAAGACACAGCTG TAGAAGCACCGGCACAGAAGCGTAGGAAGAAGAAAGTGAAAAAGGAGACGAATGGAGTCGATGATATTGACG ATCGTGGGATGGCGATGGGACGGAGGGAATCTGAGAACGGGGAGCATCTTACCTTTGAAGAGACGACGGACACAGCCccccagaggaggaggaagagaaagaaAGTTCCTACTATAG ATCAGGACGATGACCAGGCGGACCTTGTGAACAGAGACGCAGCAGATCAGACCGCGGGTGGAGAGGAGGTGGGGAAACAATCCAAGAAGACAAA GAAGTCAAAAGTGGTCGAGTCTCCGTTCCCGGATGAGTTCGACGTAGAAGAGGACGACATCATCtccgacacccccccccccatcttccAGTACCCCCTGTTCGCGGCCCCGCAGGGTCAGAGCCAGCCGGTGGGGAAGGTGTTTGTGGAGAGGAACA AGCGGTTCCAGGCTGCAGAGCGCTCCGATTGGAGGAAGGCGAACATCCAGACGGAGAACATGACGGACTTCACCGTTCAGCCGCTCAGCTCCACCAGAGACGTTTCCCTGAGAGTGCACAGCGGCTTCAG GGTGTTCGGTCTGTACTGccatggtctcctggcgggctACGCCCTGTGGAACATGGTGGTGGTGTACATGTTGGCGGGGCAGCAGCTCACCGCTCTGTCCAACCTGTTGCAGCAGTACCACAGCCTGGCCTACCCGGCCCAGTCCCTGCTGTACCTGCTGCTGGCCGTCAGCACCGTGGCCGCCTTCGACAG AGTGAACCTGGCCAGAGGCTCTGTGGCTCTGCAGGAGTTCATCACACTGAACCCCGTCGCTCTCGCCTCTTTCT TGTATTTCTCGGCGCTGATCCTCTCTCTGAGCCAGCAGATGACCAGCGACCGCATCAACCTGTACCCAGACTTCAACACCACTCTCTG GCCACCAGGGTTGGAGCACCAGATTCTGCACCCCTGGGTGACGGTGAACCTGGTGGTGGCTCTGCTGGTGGGGCTGGCCTGGGTCTTCATCGCCACACGACCAGAAACAGACTACACTCGCG ATTATCTGGACGCCATGAGGATCGAGCCTcccagacaagaggacaaatcAGAAATGACCGCCTGA
- the cyp20a1 gene encoding cytochrome P450 20A1 has translation MLDFAIFAVTFVIILVGAVLYLYPSSRRASGIPGLNPTDEKDGNLQDIVNRGSLHEFLVSLHLRFGSVASFWFGGRPVVSLGSVLQLQQHINPNHSTDSFETMLKSLLGYQSGTGGGATESVIRKKVYESAISNTVEKNFPLVLKLVEELVGKWTSAPEAQHTPLCAHLLGLAMKTVTQLALGETFRDDSEVLSFRKNHDAIWSEIGKGYLDGSLEKSSSRKAHYEKALSEMQSVLLSVAKERRAQRKQTVFVDALLQSSLTERQIMEDCMVFTLAGSVITANLCIWALHFLSTSQDVQDKLCQELEQVLGSDPISLDKIPELRYCQQVLNETVRTAKLTPVAARLQEVEGKVDQHVIPKETLVIYALGVVLQDSDTWSTPYRFDPDRFEEESARKSFCLLGFSGNQTCPELRFAYTVATVLLSTLVRQLKLHPLKGQVMEVRSELVSTPKEETWITVSRRKQK, from the exons ATGCTGGACTTTGCCATATTTGCTGTCACGTTTGTCATCATTTTGGTTGGCGCTGTTCTCTATTTGTACCCG TCATCCAGAAGGGCCTCGGGTATCCCAGGCCTCAATCCTACCGATGAGAA GGATGGGAACCTGCAGGACATCGTGAACAGAGGCAGTCTGCATGAGTTCCTGGTCAGTCTGCATCTGCGGTTTGGCTCCGTGGCCTCCTTCTGGTTCGGGGGTCGGCCCGTGGTCAGCCTGGGGTCCGTGCTCCAGCTCCAGCAACACATCAACCCCAACCACAGCA CTGACTCCTTTGAGACGATGCTGAAGTCTCTGCTGGGCTACCAGTCAGGAACGGGAGGCGGGGCCACAGAGAGCGTGATAAGGAAGAAGGTTTACGAGAGTGCCATCAGCAACACGGTGGAGAAAAACTTCCCCCTGGTGCTAAAG ctggtggaggagctGGTGGGGAAGTGGACGTCCGCCCCGGAGGCTCAGCACACCCCTCTGTGTGCCCACCTGCTGGGGCTGGCCATGAAGACCGTCACCCAGCTGGCTCTGGGCGAGACGTTCAGGGACGACTCCGAGGTCCTCTCCTTCCGCAAGAACCACGACGCG ATCTGGTCAGAAATTGGTAAAGGGTACTTGGACGGCTCCCTTGAGAAAAGCTCCAGCAGGAAAGCACATTATGAGAAGG CTCTGTCAGAGATGCAGTCCGTGCTGCTGTCGGTGGCGAAGGAGAGGAGGGCTCAGAGGAAGCAGACAGTGTTTGTGGACGCTCTGCTTCAGTCCAGCCTCACAGAGCGACAG ATCATGGAGGACTGCATGGTTTTCACTTTGGCTGGATCTGTCATCACTGCCAACT TGTGTATCTGGGCACTTCACTTCCTGTCCACCTCGCAGGACGTCCAGGACAAACTGTGCCAGGAGCTGGAGCAGGTTTTGGGTTCAGACCCCATTTCATTAGACAAGATCCCTGAGCTGAG ATACTGCCAGCAGGTCCTGAACGAGACGGTGAGGACCGCCAAGCTGACCCCCGTCGCCGCGAGGCTGCAGGAAGTGGAGGGCAAGGTGGATCAGCACGTCATCCCCAAAGAG ACTTTGGTCATCTACGCTTTGGGAGTGGTGCTGCAGGATTCTGACACCTGGAGCACCCCATACAG GTTTGACCCGGATCGATTTGAGGAGGAATCGGCGAGGAAGAGCTTCTGTCTTCTCGGATTCTCAGGGAATCAAACATGTCCAGAACTCAG GTTTGCCTACACTGTGGCTACTGTCCTGCTCAGTACGTTGGTGCGGCAGCTGAAGCTTCACCCTCTGAAGGGGCAGGTGATGGAGGTGAGATCTGAGCTGGTATCCACGCCTAAAGAAGAAACCTGGATCACCGTCAGCAGAAGAAAGCAAAAATAA
- the LOC117456897 gene encoding transmembrane protein 237B-like isoform X2, with the protein MDTGGSKRTRSRELPPLPQRGPRALPTMPSQDTAVEAPAQKRRKKKVKKETNGVDDIDDRGMAMGRRESENGEHLTFEETTDTAPQRRRKRKKVPTIDQDDDQADLVNRDAADQTAGGEEVGKQSKKTKKSKVVESPFPDEFDVEEDDIISDTPPPIFQYPLFAAPQGQSQPVGKVFVERNKRFQAAERSDWRKANIQTENMTDFTVQPLSSTRDVSLRVHSGFRVFGLYCHGLLAGYALWNMVVVYMLAGQQLTALSNLLQQYHSLAYPAQSLLYLLLAVSTVAAFDRVNLARGSVALQEFITLNPVALASFLYFSALILSLSQQMTSDRINLYPDFNTTLWPPGLEHQILHPWVTVNLVVALLVGLAWVFIATRPETDYTRDYLDAMRIEPPRQEDKSEMTA; encoded by the exons ATGGACACAGGAGGCTCAAAG AGAACGCGTTCCAGAGAGCTCCCTCCTCTTCCACAG CGAGGACCACGCGCGCTTCCCACAATGCCGAG TCAAGACACAGCTG TAGAAGCACCGGCACAGAAGCGTAGGAAGAAGAAAGTGAAAAAGGAGACGAATGGAGTCGATGATATTGACG ATCGTGGGATGGCGATGGGACGGAGGGAATCTGAGAACGGGGAGCATCTTACCTTTGAAGAGACGACGGACACAGCCccccagaggaggaggaagagaaagaaAGTTCCTACTATAG ATCAGGACGATGACCAGGCGGACCTTGTGAACAGAGACGCAGCAGATCAGACCGCGGGTGGAGAGGAGGTGGGGAAACAATCCAAGAAGACAAA GAAGTCAAAAGTGGTCGAGTCTCCGTTCCCGGATGAGTTCGACGTAGAAGAGGACGACATCATCtccgacacccccccccccatcttccAGTACCCCCTGTTCGCGGCCCCGCAGGGTCAGAGCCAGCCGGTGGGGAAGGTGTTTGTGGAGAGGAACA AGCGGTTCCAGGCTGCAGAGCGCTCCGATTGGAGGAAGGCGAACATCCAGACGGAGAACATGACGGACTTCACCGTTCAGCCGCTCAGCTCCACCAGAGACGTTTCCCTGAGAGTGCACAGCGGCTTCAG GGTGTTCGGTCTGTACTGccatggtctcctggcgggctACGCCCTGTGGAACATGGTGGTGGTGTACATGTTGGCGGGGCAGCAGCTCACCGCTCTGTCCAACCTGTTGCAGCAGTACCACAGCCTGGCCTACCCGGCCCAGTCCCTGCTGTACCTGCTGCTGGCCGTCAGCACCGTGGCCGCCTTCGACAG AGTGAACCTGGCCAGAGGCTCTGTGGCTCTGCAGGAGTTCATCACACTGAACCCCGTCGCTCTCGCCTCTTTCT TGTATTTCTCGGCGCTGATCCTCTCTCTGAGCCAGCAGATGACCAGCGACCGCATCAACCTGTACCCAGACTTCAACACCACTCTCTG GCCACCAGGGTTGGAGCACCAGATTCTGCACCCCTGGGTGACGGTGAACCTGGTGGTGGCTCTGCTGGTGGGGCTGGCCTGGGTCTTCATCGCCACACGACCAGAAACAGACTACACTCGCG ATTATCTGGACGCCATGAGGATCGAGCCTcccagacaagaggacaaatcAGAAATGACCGCCTGA